One Nitrospira sp. DNA window includes the following coding sequences:
- a CDS encoding Protein YrdA: MIRTFQGIKPTIPQSCFIEETAVVIGDVVMGEEASAWFHAVIRGDVNYIRIGHRTNVQDLCMLHVTHDTHPLIIGDDVTIGHNVVLHGCTIHNRVLVGMGSIIMDGAVIGEDSVVGAGALITEGTIVPPKSLILGSPAKVKRPVTEQELAWIRESAQNYVRYSRQYLSGPDKTRPGFWV; this comes from the coding sequence ATGATCCGCACGTTTCAAGGCATCAAACCGACCATCCCCCAGTCCTGCTTCATCGAGGAAACCGCGGTCGTCATCGGGGATGTCGTCATGGGCGAAGAGGCCAGCGCCTGGTTCCATGCGGTCATTCGCGGCGACGTGAACTATATTCGCATCGGGCACCGGACGAACGTGCAGGACCTCTGCATGTTGCATGTCACGCACGACACCCATCCGCTCATCATCGGCGACGATGTGACCATCGGCCACAACGTGGTGCTGCATGGCTGCACCATTCACAACCGTGTGCTGGTCGGAATGGGTTCCATCATCATGGACGGCGCGGTCATCGGCGAAGACTCCGTGGTCGGCGCCGGCGCCTTGATCACGGAAGGCACCATCGTTCCGCCCAAGAGCCTCATCCTGGGCTCACCGGCCAAGGTGAAACGCCCCGTCACGGAACAGGAACTCGCCTGGATCCGCGAATCGGCGCAGAACTATGTGCGGTACTCGCGTCAATACCTGTCGGGGCCCGACAAAACTCGCCCCGGCTTCTGGGTCTGA